The Streptomyces sp. 135 sequence GCCAGGCCACGAGAGTTCAACGAGGACCGCGTCGTCACCGCGGCCATGGAGACGTTCTGGCGCCACGGGTACGAGGGCACCTCGACGCGCGACCTGTGCGACAGCACCGGCCTCGGGCCTTCGAGCCTCTACAACACCTTCGGCGGCAAGCGGCAGCTCTACCTCCGTGCCCTTGAGCGCTACCACGACACCGCCACCGCAGAACAGGTCGAGATCCTCCGCGGCCCGGGCCCGGCGAAGGAGCGCCTGCGCGCCATGATGCTGCACGCCGTCGACACCGACCTCGACGAGGCGGACGGACGCGGCTGCTTCGCGATCAACGCCGCCGTCGAGGCCGCAGGGCTCGACCCCGAGGTCAGGGGCGCCGTGCGGCGCAGCTTCGACCGGGTCGAGGAGGAGCTGCGCGCGGTCGTGGAGGAGGGGCGGGGCGCGGGCGAGATCCGCTCCACCGGCGACGCGCGGACCGTGGCCCGCCGGGTGCAGAGCACCTACTACGGGCTGCGCGTCCTCAGCCGCGTGCACGACGACCGCGAGACCCTGCTCGCCACGGTGGACGGCGCGCTCGCCGACCTCTGACACGCG is a genomic window containing:
- a CDS encoding TetR/AcrR family transcriptional regulator; amino-acid sequence: MARPREFNEDRVVTAAMETFWRHGYEGTSTRDLCDSTGLGPSSLYNTFGGKRQLYLRALERYHDTATAEQVEILRGPGPAKERLRAMMLHAVDTDLDEADGRGCFAINAAVEAAGLDPEVRGAVRRSFDRVEEELRAVVEEGRGAGEIRSTGDARTVARRVQSTYYGLRVLSRVHDDRETLLATVDGALADL